The genomic DNA ACACCAAAGGCGTGCTGCAAAAAGAAAAATTCACCGGCATCTTCGGTGACGACGGCAACCTGTACTTCGCTGAACGCGGCGACGGTTACGCCTTCGGCCACCGGACCGGCAAGCAGACCATGTCCATCTACTATCTGGAGCAGGGAGCCACCAACAAGGCCATCCTCTACAAGCTCGAACGCGTTCACTTCACCACCGGCTTCGTGGAAATCGACAAGGACGGCAACAGCGTCATCCTGCGCGCCGAAGTGTCCAACCACTATCCCCTCAATGCCGAACGCATCATGGAAGAGGCAGATAAGAACAAGGATGGCAAGCTGACCAAAAAAGAATGGGAATCCTGGAAGACTCTCAACAAATAAATCCACACAGCAGAAACGATCAGGTCGCACTTGCGGCCTTCAGGCAAACCCCGCTTTACAAGAAGCGGGGTTTTTTTGTTGTCATCATCTTTTCACCCATGATTGATAATACCCTGACCTTTTTCCCTGACGACAATGAAACACAAGCAAAATAAAGCAATTTTTTATTATTTTTAATGCACTTTGAACTTTTTTAATGCAAATTATGAATTTATAGTAATACATTTTGTTATTTTTTTATTATTTCTCAAATTCAACTACATTATTCACAAAACAACATCGTTATACTACAAATCAACATTTGACACTACATTAACAATACTTTTCAAACTCAAATTTGACATATGCCTTTACTGTGTTAGCCTCGGCCGGTTTTAGAATTCAAACTGATCTCT from uncultured Pseudodesulfovibrio sp. includes the following:
- a CDS encoding calcium-binding protein, which produces MKRTATAFFALALILVSSVAFAQTPELRGTWKGTSFLTTDTGFKEGNCAYVIDKQEGQLFVGYKLYFDTKGVLQKEKFTGIFGDDGNLYFAERGDGYAFGHRTGKQTMSIYYLEQGATNKAILYKLERVHFTTGFVEIDKDGNSVILRAEVSNHYPLNAERIMEEADKNKDGKLTKKEWESWKTLNK